A window of the Bombus huntii isolate Logan2020A chromosome 8, iyBomHunt1.1, whole genome shotgun sequence genome harbors these coding sequences:
- the LOC126868617 gene encoding electron transfer flavoprotein-ubiquinone oxidoreductase, mitochondrial isoform X2 — protein sequence MSRVILIASNNQQKFQWMFQRAYSQEKFRRITTHYTIIPRESDPRWKGVNMERYVDETDILIVGGGPAGLSAAIQARKLAGKHGRELKVTLVEKASTIGGHILSGACIDPIALNELFPNWKELRAPLNTPVTEDKFAFLTEKGRLPIPILKGMPMYNHGNYIVRLGHVVAWLGEQAEAAGVELYPGYAAAEVLYHEDGSVKGIATNDVGINKDGSPKDIFERGMELHAKCTIFAEGCHGHLTKQISKKLNLRKDCEPQTYGIGLKEIWEIDPKKHMPGTVEHTVGWPLKKDTYGGSFLYHLSEDTPLVTIGFVVGLDYSNPYLHPFKEFQRFKQHPSIRPVLEGGKRIAYGARALVEGGFQSIPKLQFPGGCLIGCTAGFLNVPKIKGTHNAMKSGMLAAESAIEAIISAENNPSPTKGLEPKSYTDKIRNSWIYKELKAIRNIRPSFHTRFGIYGGLLYSAFSMLIGGREPWTLSHGGPDYKSLKSASECTPIEYPQPDNEISFDLLSSVALTGTNHEADQPPHLTLLDDTVPVKRNLTIFAGPEGRFCPAGVYEFVPLESGEGERLQINAQNCIHCKTCDIKDPSQNINWVVPEGGGGPAYNGM from the exons AACAGAAATTTCAATGGATGTTTCAAAGAGCTTATTCACAAGAAAAGTTTCGAAGAATTACAACTCACTACACTATTATACCCAGAGAATCAGATCCAAGATGGaaag GTGTAAATATGGAAAGATATGTAGATGAAacagatattttaattgtgGGAGGTGGACCAGCTGGATTATCTGCTGCAATTCAAGCACGTAAATTGGCAGGAAAGCATGGAAGAGAATTAAAAGTTACACTTGTTGAAAAGGCTTCTACTATTGGTGGCCATATTCTCAGCGGAGCTTGTATAGATCCAATAGCattaaatgaattatttcCAAATTGGAAGGAATTAAGAGCACCTCTAAATACCCCTGTTACAGAAGATAAATTCGCATTTCTCACTGAGAAAGGCAGATTACCAATACCTATCTTAAAAGGAATGCCAATGTACAATCATGGAAACTACATTGTTAG ATTAGGTCATGTTGTAGCCTGGCTTGGTGAGCAAGCCGAAGCTGCAGGTGTAGAATTATATCCTGGATATGCAGCTGCAGAAGTTCTTTATCATGAAGATGGATCCGTTAAGGGAATTGCTACAAATGATGTTGGTATTAATAAAGATGGTTCACCAAAGGATATTTTTGAACGTGGAATGGAATTGCATgcaaaatgtacaatttttgcAGAGGGTTGTCATGGTCATCTTACAAAACAgatttcaaagaaattaaatCTTAGGAAAGATTGTGAACCACAGACCTATGGTATAGGATTAAAAGAA ATTTGGGAAATTGATCCAAAAAAACATATGCCTGGCACTGTTGAACACACTGTTGGTTGGCCATTGAAAAAAGACACTTACGGTGGTTCGTTCTTATATCATCTTAGTGAAGATACACCTCTGGTTACTATTGGTTTTGTTGTTGGTTTGGATTATTCTAATCCTTATTTACATCCATTTAAGGAATTTCAAAGATTTAAGCAACACCCAAGCATTAGACCAGTACTTGAAGGTGGGAAGAG AATTGCGTATGGTGCAAGAGCCTTAGTAGAAGGAGGTTTTCAATCTATTCCTAAACTTCAATTCCCTGGTGGTTGTCTTATTGGTTGTACAGCAGGATTTCTTAATGTACCTAAAATTAAAGGAACACATAATGCTATGAAGAGTGGAATGCTAGCAGCAGAAAGTGCAATTGAAGCTATAATTAGTGCAGAAAATAATCCTTCGCCAACAAAAGGTTTAGAACCGAAATCTTATACTGATAAAATACGAAACAGTTGGATTTATAAAGAGCTGAAAGCTATAAGGAATATAAGACCCAGTTTTCATACTCGATTTGGTATTTACGGGGGTCTGCTATATTCTGCATTTTCAATGTTGATTGGAGGAAGAGAGCCATGGACTTTGTCTCATGGag GTCCGGATTATAAAAGTTTGAAATCAGCATCGGAATGTACACCGATAGAATATCCACAGCCGGataatgaaatatcttttGATTTACTATCTTCGGTGGCACTTACTGGTACAAATCATGAAGCCGATCAGCCACCACATCTTACTTTGCTTGATGATACTGTACcagtaaaaagaaatttaacgatatttGCCGGGCCAGAAGGTCGATTTTGTCCTGCTG GTGTTTATGAATTTGTACCATTGGAATCTGGAGAAGGAGAAAGGTTGCAAATTAATGCTCAGAACTGCATTCACTGTAAAACCTGCGATATTAAGGACCCGAGTCAGAACATTAACTGGGTTGTACCAGAAGGTGGAGGTGGCCCAGCTTATAATGGAATGTAG
- the LOC126868617 gene encoding electron transfer flavoprotein-ubiquinone oxidoreductase, mitochondrial isoform X4: protein MFQRAYSQEKFRRITTHYTIIPRESDPRWKGVNMERYVDETDILIVGGGPAGLSAAIQARKLAGKHGRELKVTLVEKASTIGGHILSGACIDPIALNELFPNWKELRAPLNTPVTEDKFAFLTEKGRLPIPILKGMPMYNHGNYIVRLGHVVAWLGEQAEAAGVELYPGYAAAEVLYHEDGSVKGIATNDVGINKDGSPKDIFERGMELHAKCTIFAEGCHGHLTKQISKKLNLRKDCEPQTYGIGLKEIWEIDPKKHMPGTVEHTVGWPLKKDTYGGSFLYHLSEDTPLVTIGFVVGLDYSNPYLHPFKEFQRFKQHPSIRPVLEGGKRIAYGARALVEGGFQSIPKLQFPGGCLIGCTAGFLNVPKIKGTHNAMKSGMLAAESAIEAIISAENNPSPTKGLEPKSYTDKIRNSWIYKELKAIRNIRPSFHTRFGIYGGLLYSAFSMLIGGREPWTLSHGGPDYKSLKSASECTPIEYPQPDNEISFDLLSSVALTGTNHEADQPPHLTLLDDTVPVKRNLTIFAGPEGRFCPAGVYEFVPLESGEGERLQINAQNCIHCKTCDIKDPSQNINWVVPEGGGGPAYNGM from the exons ATGTTTCAAAGAGCTTATTCACAAGAAAAGTTTCGAAGAATTACAACTCACTACACTATTATACCCAGAGAATCAGATCCAAGATGGaaag GTGTAAATATGGAAAGATATGTAGATGAAacagatattttaattgtgGGAGGTGGACCAGCTGGATTATCTGCTGCAATTCAAGCACGTAAATTGGCAGGAAAGCATGGAAGAGAATTAAAAGTTACACTTGTTGAAAAGGCTTCTACTATTGGTGGCCATATTCTCAGCGGAGCTTGTATAGATCCAATAGCattaaatgaattatttcCAAATTGGAAGGAATTAAGAGCACCTCTAAATACCCCTGTTACAGAAGATAAATTCGCATTTCTCACTGAGAAAGGCAGATTACCAATACCTATCTTAAAAGGAATGCCAATGTACAATCATGGAAACTACATTGTTAG ATTAGGTCATGTTGTAGCCTGGCTTGGTGAGCAAGCCGAAGCTGCAGGTGTAGAATTATATCCTGGATATGCAGCTGCAGAAGTTCTTTATCATGAAGATGGATCCGTTAAGGGAATTGCTACAAATGATGTTGGTATTAATAAAGATGGTTCACCAAAGGATATTTTTGAACGTGGAATGGAATTGCATgcaaaatgtacaatttttgcAGAGGGTTGTCATGGTCATCTTACAAAACAgatttcaaagaaattaaatCTTAGGAAAGATTGTGAACCACAGACCTATGGTATAGGATTAAAAGAA ATTTGGGAAATTGATCCAAAAAAACATATGCCTGGCACTGTTGAACACACTGTTGGTTGGCCATTGAAAAAAGACACTTACGGTGGTTCGTTCTTATATCATCTTAGTGAAGATACACCTCTGGTTACTATTGGTTTTGTTGTTGGTTTGGATTATTCTAATCCTTATTTACATCCATTTAAGGAATTTCAAAGATTTAAGCAACACCCAAGCATTAGACCAGTACTTGAAGGTGGGAAGAG AATTGCGTATGGTGCAAGAGCCTTAGTAGAAGGAGGTTTTCAATCTATTCCTAAACTTCAATTCCCTGGTGGTTGTCTTATTGGTTGTACAGCAGGATTTCTTAATGTACCTAAAATTAAAGGAACACATAATGCTATGAAGAGTGGAATGCTAGCAGCAGAAAGTGCAATTGAAGCTATAATTAGTGCAGAAAATAATCCTTCGCCAACAAAAGGTTTAGAACCGAAATCTTATACTGATAAAATACGAAACAGTTGGATTTATAAAGAGCTGAAAGCTATAAGGAATATAAGACCCAGTTTTCATACTCGATTTGGTATTTACGGGGGTCTGCTATATTCTGCATTTTCAATGTTGATTGGAGGAAGAGAGCCATGGACTTTGTCTCATGGag GTCCGGATTATAAAAGTTTGAAATCAGCATCGGAATGTACACCGATAGAATATCCACAGCCGGataatgaaatatcttttGATTTACTATCTTCGGTGGCACTTACTGGTACAAATCATGAAGCCGATCAGCCACCACATCTTACTTTGCTTGATGATACTGTACcagtaaaaagaaatttaacgatatttGCCGGGCCAGAAGGTCGATTTTGTCCTGCTG GTGTTTATGAATTTGTACCATTGGAATCTGGAGAAGGAGAAAGGTTGCAAATTAATGCTCAGAACTGCATTCACTGTAAAACCTGCGATATTAAGGACCCGAGTCAGAACATTAACTGGGTTGTACCAGAAGGTGGAGGTGGCCCAGCTTATAATGGAATGTAG
- the LOC126868617 gene encoding electron transfer flavoprotein-ubiquinone oxidoreductase, mitochondrial isoform X3: MTKFQWMFQRAYSQEKFRRITTHYTIIPRESDPRWKGVNMERYVDETDILIVGGGPAGLSAAIQARKLAGKHGRELKVTLVEKASTIGGHILSGACIDPIALNELFPNWKELRAPLNTPVTEDKFAFLTEKGRLPIPILKGMPMYNHGNYIVRLGHVVAWLGEQAEAAGVELYPGYAAAEVLYHEDGSVKGIATNDVGINKDGSPKDIFERGMELHAKCTIFAEGCHGHLTKQISKKLNLRKDCEPQTYGIGLKEIWEIDPKKHMPGTVEHTVGWPLKKDTYGGSFLYHLSEDTPLVTIGFVVGLDYSNPYLHPFKEFQRFKQHPSIRPVLEGGKRIAYGARALVEGGFQSIPKLQFPGGCLIGCTAGFLNVPKIKGTHNAMKSGMLAAESAIEAIISAENNPSPTKGLEPKSYTDKIRNSWIYKELKAIRNIRPSFHTRFGIYGGLLYSAFSMLIGGREPWTLSHGGPDYKSLKSASECTPIEYPQPDNEISFDLLSSVALTGTNHEADQPPHLTLLDDTVPVKRNLTIFAGPEGRFCPAGVYEFVPLESGEGERLQINAQNCIHCKTCDIKDPSQNINWVVPEGGGGPAYNGM, encoded by the exons AAATTTCAATGGATGTTTCAAAGAGCTTATTCACAAGAAAAGTTTCGAAGAATTACAACTCACTACACTATTATACCCAGAGAATCAGATCCAAGATGGaaag GTGTAAATATGGAAAGATATGTAGATGAAacagatattttaattgtgGGAGGTGGACCAGCTGGATTATCTGCTGCAATTCAAGCACGTAAATTGGCAGGAAAGCATGGAAGAGAATTAAAAGTTACACTTGTTGAAAAGGCTTCTACTATTGGTGGCCATATTCTCAGCGGAGCTTGTATAGATCCAATAGCattaaatgaattatttcCAAATTGGAAGGAATTAAGAGCACCTCTAAATACCCCTGTTACAGAAGATAAATTCGCATTTCTCACTGAGAAAGGCAGATTACCAATACCTATCTTAAAAGGAATGCCAATGTACAATCATGGAAACTACATTGTTAG ATTAGGTCATGTTGTAGCCTGGCTTGGTGAGCAAGCCGAAGCTGCAGGTGTAGAATTATATCCTGGATATGCAGCTGCAGAAGTTCTTTATCATGAAGATGGATCCGTTAAGGGAATTGCTACAAATGATGTTGGTATTAATAAAGATGGTTCACCAAAGGATATTTTTGAACGTGGAATGGAATTGCATgcaaaatgtacaatttttgcAGAGGGTTGTCATGGTCATCTTACAAAACAgatttcaaagaaattaaatCTTAGGAAAGATTGTGAACCACAGACCTATGGTATAGGATTAAAAGAA ATTTGGGAAATTGATCCAAAAAAACATATGCCTGGCACTGTTGAACACACTGTTGGTTGGCCATTGAAAAAAGACACTTACGGTGGTTCGTTCTTATATCATCTTAGTGAAGATACACCTCTGGTTACTATTGGTTTTGTTGTTGGTTTGGATTATTCTAATCCTTATTTACATCCATTTAAGGAATTTCAAAGATTTAAGCAACACCCAAGCATTAGACCAGTACTTGAAGGTGGGAAGAG AATTGCGTATGGTGCAAGAGCCTTAGTAGAAGGAGGTTTTCAATCTATTCCTAAACTTCAATTCCCTGGTGGTTGTCTTATTGGTTGTACAGCAGGATTTCTTAATGTACCTAAAATTAAAGGAACACATAATGCTATGAAGAGTGGAATGCTAGCAGCAGAAAGTGCAATTGAAGCTATAATTAGTGCAGAAAATAATCCTTCGCCAACAAAAGGTTTAGAACCGAAATCTTATACTGATAAAATACGAAACAGTTGGATTTATAAAGAGCTGAAAGCTATAAGGAATATAAGACCCAGTTTTCATACTCGATTTGGTATTTACGGGGGTCTGCTATATTCTGCATTTTCAATGTTGATTGGAGGAAGAGAGCCATGGACTTTGTCTCATGGag GTCCGGATTATAAAAGTTTGAAATCAGCATCGGAATGTACACCGATAGAATATCCACAGCCGGataatgaaatatcttttGATTTACTATCTTCGGTGGCACTTACTGGTACAAATCATGAAGCCGATCAGCCACCACATCTTACTTTGCTTGATGATACTGTACcagtaaaaagaaatttaacgatatttGCCGGGCCAGAAGGTCGATTTTGTCCTGCTG GTGTTTATGAATTTGTACCATTGGAATCTGGAGAAGGAGAAAGGTTGCAAATTAATGCTCAGAACTGCATTCACTGTAAAACCTGCGATATTAAGGACCCGAGTCAGAACATTAACTGGGTTGTACCAGAAGGTGGAGGTGGCCCAGCTTATAATGGAATGTAG
- the LOC126868617 gene encoding electron transfer flavoprotein-ubiquinone oxidoreductase, mitochondrial isoform X1 gives MELEKALSVACHVQFVPEQKFQWMFQRAYSQEKFRRITTHYTIIPRESDPRWKGVNMERYVDETDILIVGGGPAGLSAAIQARKLAGKHGRELKVTLVEKASTIGGHILSGACIDPIALNELFPNWKELRAPLNTPVTEDKFAFLTEKGRLPIPILKGMPMYNHGNYIVRLGHVVAWLGEQAEAAGVELYPGYAAAEVLYHEDGSVKGIATNDVGINKDGSPKDIFERGMELHAKCTIFAEGCHGHLTKQISKKLNLRKDCEPQTYGIGLKEIWEIDPKKHMPGTVEHTVGWPLKKDTYGGSFLYHLSEDTPLVTIGFVVGLDYSNPYLHPFKEFQRFKQHPSIRPVLEGGKRIAYGARALVEGGFQSIPKLQFPGGCLIGCTAGFLNVPKIKGTHNAMKSGMLAAESAIEAIISAENNPSPTKGLEPKSYTDKIRNSWIYKELKAIRNIRPSFHTRFGIYGGLLYSAFSMLIGGREPWTLSHGGPDYKSLKSASECTPIEYPQPDNEISFDLLSSVALTGTNHEADQPPHLTLLDDTVPVKRNLTIFAGPEGRFCPAGVYEFVPLESGEGERLQINAQNCIHCKTCDIKDPSQNINWVVPEGGGGPAYNGM, from the exons AACAGAAATTTCAATGGATGTTTCAAAGAGCTTATTCACAAGAAAAGTTTCGAAGAATTACAACTCACTACACTATTATACCCAGAGAATCAGATCCAAGATGGaaag GTGTAAATATGGAAAGATATGTAGATGAAacagatattttaattgtgGGAGGTGGACCAGCTGGATTATCTGCTGCAATTCAAGCACGTAAATTGGCAGGAAAGCATGGAAGAGAATTAAAAGTTACACTTGTTGAAAAGGCTTCTACTATTGGTGGCCATATTCTCAGCGGAGCTTGTATAGATCCAATAGCattaaatgaattatttcCAAATTGGAAGGAATTAAGAGCACCTCTAAATACCCCTGTTACAGAAGATAAATTCGCATTTCTCACTGAGAAAGGCAGATTACCAATACCTATCTTAAAAGGAATGCCAATGTACAATCATGGAAACTACATTGTTAG ATTAGGTCATGTTGTAGCCTGGCTTGGTGAGCAAGCCGAAGCTGCAGGTGTAGAATTATATCCTGGATATGCAGCTGCAGAAGTTCTTTATCATGAAGATGGATCCGTTAAGGGAATTGCTACAAATGATGTTGGTATTAATAAAGATGGTTCACCAAAGGATATTTTTGAACGTGGAATGGAATTGCATgcaaaatgtacaatttttgcAGAGGGTTGTCATGGTCATCTTACAAAACAgatttcaaagaaattaaatCTTAGGAAAGATTGTGAACCACAGACCTATGGTATAGGATTAAAAGAA ATTTGGGAAATTGATCCAAAAAAACATATGCCTGGCACTGTTGAACACACTGTTGGTTGGCCATTGAAAAAAGACACTTACGGTGGTTCGTTCTTATATCATCTTAGTGAAGATACACCTCTGGTTACTATTGGTTTTGTTGTTGGTTTGGATTATTCTAATCCTTATTTACATCCATTTAAGGAATTTCAAAGATTTAAGCAACACCCAAGCATTAGACCAGTACTTGAAGGTGGGAAGAG AATTGCGTATGGTGCAAGAGCCTTAGTAGAAGGAGGTTTTCAATCTATTCCTAAACTTCAATTCCCTGGTGGTTGTCTTATTGGTTGTACAGCAGGATTTCTTAATGTACCTAAAATTAAAGGAACACATAATGCTATGAAGAGTGGAATGCTAGCAGCAGAAAGTGCAATTGAAGCTATAATTAGTGCAGAAAATAATCCTTCGCCAACAAAAGGTTTAGAACCGAAATCTTATACTGATAAAATACGAAACAGTTGGATTTATAAAGAGCTGAAAGCTATAAGGAATATAAGACCCAGTTTTCATACTCGATTTGGTATTTACGGGGGTCTGCTATATTCTGCATTTTCAATGTTGATTGGAGGAAGAGAGCCATGGACTTTGTCTCATGGag GTCCGGATTATAAAAGTTTGAAATCAGCATCGGAATGTACACCGATAGAATATCCACAGCCGGataatgaaatatcttttGATTTACTATCTTCGGTGGCACTTACTGGTACAAATCATGAAGCCGATCAGCCACCACATCTTACTTTGCTTGATGATACTGTACcagtaaaaagaaatttaacgatatttGCCGGGCCAGAAGGTCGATTTTGTCCTGCTG GTGTTTATGAATTTGTACCATTGGAATCTGGAGAAGGAGAAAGGTTGCAAATTAATGCTCAGAACTGCATTCACTGTAAAACCTGCGATATTAAGGACCCGAGTCAGAACATTAACTGGGTTGTACCAGAAGGTGGAGGTGGCCCAGCTTATAATGGAATGTAG